GCCCTCGCACGCCATCTGCGTGACCGCGAACTCGCCGAACGTGACGTCCTGGTCCTCGCCCTCGGACCACGTGCCGGTCATGCGGTTGCACCCGTCGGTGCCCGAGACCGTACCGTCCTCGTCGATGACCAGCTGCGGCTGACCCTCGGCGTCCTCGCCCCACGTGCCGACCGCGTCCGCGGGCTCCTCGCCCGCCGCGCACGCCACGAGCGCCGCTGCCGCCACGACCAGACCGATGACGCCCCCTGCCGGACGCCCCCACCCGTACCGGTTCATACCGGGCACGCTAGCAGCGGGCGCACCGTCCCGCCCGGGCGGGCGGGCGGAGGCGACCGACCCGTTCGGAGCAGTCGCGTCGTCGCAGGTGAACGCG
The sequence above is a segment of the Cellulomonas fimi genome. Coding sequences within it:
- a CDS encoding META domain-containing protein codes for the protein MNRYGWGRPAGGVIGLVVAAAALVACAAGEEPADAVGTWGEDAEGQPQLVIDEDGTVSGTDGCNRMTGTWSEGEDQDVTFGEFAVTQMACEGVDDWLSSATMGEVEGDELVLYDGSGEQIGTLTRGT